The Candidatus Sericytochromatia bacterium genome includes a region encoding these proteins:
- a CDS encoding tetratricopeptide repeat protein codes for MKTGSKLLALMLGLCLLAPPAALACSKSPISDEAFEELLRDGYARDRQGDYRGAVEVFQRAIALRPTNRKVRYLIANTFWRDNQWARARFAWETVLRMGADDRIGKEAAQWLKENDREGWAPAVRTLVGSRPGFADGLGRAARFDRPQGMAVSPDGQLYITDTGNHRIRRVSPDGKVVTVAGAGVPGWLDGPALRARMYAPTGGTLDPVGNYFFADGARIRFLSPGGQVGTLAGDGVPGFTDGGIGVGRFARPIALAADWRGFVFVADNGTAIRGISPEGEVRTVAGSLDPGWADGSGSSARFRYVTSMQMLDKETLLILDTGNNRLRELHIPTGMVKTHPGCQNAGFIDGPLEVAHWRELSGFAVDEYGNLLMADSGNRAIRRITIGQEVQTLSGGWAGGEPADGNGIWARFADPSDLALYGKTLYILDRRQGAVRTMNLDGLYH; via the coding sequence GTGAAAACCGGGAGCAAGTTGTTGGCGCTGATGCTGGGGCTCTGCCTGCTGGCCCCGCCGGCCGCGCTGGCCTGCAGCAAGAGCCCCATCTCGGATGAGGCCTTCGAGGAGCTGTTGCGCGACGGCTATGCCCGTGATCGTCAGGGCGACTATCGCGGGGCCGTGGAGGTGTTCCAGCGGGCGATCGCCCTGCGCCCCACCAACCGCAAGGTGCGCTACCTGATCGCCAACACCTTCTGGCGCGACAACCAGTGGGCCCGCGCGCGCTTCGCCTGGGAAACCGTGCTGCGCATGGGCGCCGATGACCGCATTGGCAAGGAAGCGGCCCAGTGGCTGAAGGAGAACGACCGCGAGGGCTGGGCGCCCGCGGTGCGCACGCTGGTGGGCAGTCGCCCCGGCTTCGCGGACGGCCTCGGTCGCGCCGCCCGTTTCGACCGGCCGCAGGGCATGGCCGTCTCCCCGGATGGGCAGCTCTACATCACGGACACCGGCAACCACCGGATTCGTCGGGTCAGCCCCGATGGCAAGGTCGTGACCGTGGCCGGGGCGGGCGTGCCCGGCTGGCTGGATGGGCCGGCGCTGCGGGCGCGCATGTACGCGCCGACCGGGGGCACGCTGGACCCCGTCGGCAACTATTTCTTCGCGGATGGCGCGCGCATTCGCTTCCTGTCGCCCGGTGGCCAGGTCGGCACGCTGGCCGGCGACGGGGTGCCCGGGTTCACCGATGGGGGCATCGGGGTCGGCCGCTTTGCCCGGCCGATCGCCCTGGCCGCCGATTGGCGCGGCTTCGTGTTCGTGGCCGACAACGGTACGGCCATCCGCGGCATCTCGCCGGAGGGTGAGGTGCGCACCGTGGCCGGCAGCCTGGACCCGGGTTGGGCCGACGGCAGCGGCTCCTCCGCCCGCTTTCGCTACGTCACCTCGATGCAGATGCTCGACAAGGAGACCCTGCTGATTCTCGACACCGGCAACAACCGCCTGCGCGAGCTTCACATCCCGACCGGCATGGTCAAGACGCATCCGGGCTGCCAGAACGCCGGCTTCATCGATGGCCCGCTGGAAGTGGCCCACTGGCGAGAGCTGAGCGGCTTTGCCGTGGATGAGTACGGCAACTTGCTGATGGCCGACTCGGGCAACCGGGCCATTCGTCGCATCACCATCGGTCAGGAGGTGCAAACCCTGTCCGGGGGCTGGGCGGGTGGTGAACCGGCTGACGGCAACGGCATATGGGCGCGCTTCGCTGATCCCTCCGATCTGGCTCTTTACGGCAAGACGCTCTATATTTTGGACCGGCGCCAGGGGGCCGTGCGGACCATGAACCTGGACGGCCTTTACCACTGA
- a CDS encoding DUF47 family protein, whose protein sequence is MFKPFSRSADDLFVHLSALGTNLEQTLFRFDYMVHHWEEREGRFQAIRECEHEGDRLLRELQDYLKETFFVPGDREAIYALTAELDDIVDWALKISNTLLLYRVDTPPKAFLEMVVILRDCASALRQALEMLPQRKLRQEIDQHCLRVVALEDQADDVYRQGLEALFDAPEDLLDLLKWKDILDATDDAVDHANHVAYRVMQLNGALH, encoded by the coding sequence ATGTTCAAACCTTTTTCACGCTCCGCGGACGACCTGTTCGTGCATCTGTCCGCCCTGGGCACGAACCTGGAGCAGACGCTGTTTCGCTTCGATTACATGGTCCACCACTGGGAGGAGCGGGAAGGTCGCTTCCAGGCCATCCGCGAGTGCGAGCACGAGGGCGATCGCCTGCTGCGCGAACTGCAGGACTACCTGAAGGAAACCTTCTTCGTGCCGGGCGATCGCGAAGCCATTTACGCGCTCACGGCCGAACTCGACGACATCGTCGACTGGGCGCTGAAGATTTCCAACACCCTGCTGCTGTATCGGGTGGACACGCCCCCGAAGGCCTTCCTGGAAATGGTGGTGATCCTGCGTGATTGCGCCTCGGCCCTGCGTCAGGCGCTGGAGATGCTGCCGCAACGCAAGCTGCGGCAGGAGATCGATCAGCACTGCCTGCGGGTGGTGGCGCTGGAGGACCAGGCCGACGACGTCTACCGGCAAGGGTTGGAGGCGCTGTTCGACGCGCCGGAGGATCTGCTGGACCTGCTGAAGTGGAAAGACATCCTGGATGCCACCGATGATGCCGTCGACCACGCGAACCACGTGGCCTACCGGGTGATGCAGCTCAACGGTGCGCTGCACTGA